The Amphiura filiformis chromosome 12, Afil_fr2py, whole genome shotgun sequence genome includes a region encoding these proteins:
- the LOC140166920 gene encoding ATP-dependent DNA helicase PIF1-like, giving the protein MTESAEDMTVLSLAHLGTAAFNICGQTICSGLKINPKSQKEYKPLGEESLNTLRVKYRHLQLVIIDEISMVSTTQLTYIFGRLQQIKGTYTDFGNVSILAVGDFYQLPPISPPTPLCFPHDEILKDIWNPLFQIVELKEIMRQKDDAIFAQMLNRLRERKKKQPLQKTDKELLESRRVEENNLTTPPDALHLFYLNKDVDSHNERKLASLNSEMFTIKANDVDQRGGRIIQVHETPHRTTRADDTSLASYLKLAVDARVMLIANVDVSDGLCNGVPGIVKGIEFCNSQNMPIVVYVKFDSDRVGAKHELPSLFHHTMQDVYQ; this is encoded by the coding sequence ATGACAGAATCCGCCGAAGATATGACAGTCTTGTCACTTGCTCACCTTGGAACAGCTGCATTCAATATTTGTGGTCAAACAATCTGCTCCGGATTAAAAATTAATCCTAAATCTCAAAAAGAATACAAACCACTTGGTGAAGAATCACTAAACACTTTACGAGTCAAATATCGGCATTTGCAATTAGTAATTATAGACGAAATTTCAATGGTTAGTACAACTCAGCTGACATATATATTCGGACGGTTGCAGCAGATTAAAGGAACATATACTGACTTTGGCAATGTGTCAATCCTAGCAGTGGGAGATTTCTATCAATTGCCACCAATTAGCCCACCTACACCATTATGCTTTCCGCACGACGAAATTTTGAAAGATATATGGAACCCACTCTTTCAAATAGTTGAGCTCAAAGAAATCATGCGCCAAAAAGATGATGCTATCTTTGCTCAAATGCTTAATCGGCTACGTGAACGGAAAAAGAAACAACCACTGCAAAAGACAGACAAAGAATTGCTCGAATCACGAAGAGTTGAGGAAAATAATCTAACAACGCCTCCTGATGCATTGCATTTGTTTTACCTTAACAAAGATGTCGATAGCCACAATGAAAGAAAACTTGCGTCACTGAACAGTGAAATGTTCACCATTAAAGCTAATGACGTTGACCAAAGAGGTGGACGAATTATCCAAGTGCATGAAACGCCACATAGAACAACACGTGCAGATGATACTTCTTTAGCATCTTACCTGAAATTAGCAGTAGATGCTCGAGTTATGCTCATAGCAAATGTAGATGTTTCAGATGGACTATGTAACGGAGTTCCTGGCATAGTGAAAGGAATCGAGTTCTGCAATTCTCAAAATATGCCAATTGTTgtatatgtcaaatttgacagtgatcgagttGGAGCAAAACACGAACTACCCAGTTTATTCCACCACACTATGCAGGATGTATACCAATAA